The nucleotide sequence CAGGTCGATGACGCCGGCGACCGCCTGCTCGAGGAGCCAGGCGGCCTTGTGCTGCTCGGTGACCGAGCCGGCGAGCAGCACGCCGCCCTGGGCGGGTGACACGGTCGCGGGCAGGGTCGGGGACGGGGTGACGTACCCGGCGAGCTCGGCGAGGTCGATCCGTGCGTCCTCGCCGGGCGCCGCGCGCACCGGGATGCCGACGGCGGGCACCCGCTCCCTGCCCGCACGCCGGACCGCGGCCAGCGTGACCGCCCCGGCCGGCACGGCGAGCCCTGCGGCGAGCGCCCCCACCAGCAGCGGATCGGCGCCGTCGGCCGGCGGGGCGGTCGCCGGTGGCGCGGGGAGCGCCGGCGCCTCGTCCAGGGCGGTGCCGAGGGTGCCGGAGACGGTGACCCCCTCGCCGGCGTCCAGCGAGTCGACCGCGGCGACGAGGCGACCGGGCTCGGCCTCCTCGACCGGGCAGGCGTCCACCTCGCCCTGCTCGCCGGTCGCGCACCGGAGCTGCTGCAGTGATGCGGGGACGGCCACCTGCACCTCGACGTCGTCGATCGGCACGTCCCATCCGGTGCCCACCGCGTCCCAGGCCAGCTCGTCGCCGGTCACGACGTCCTCGAGGGTGTAGGTCAGGACGTAGCGGTGCCGGCCCGTGACCGTCCGGTCGGGGTCGCCCACCCGGATCTCCCCGGCCTCGTCGACGGTGACGTCGTCGGGCGCGCCGGGGGAGAAGGCCTCGACCGGCGCGGCCGGATCCAGACCCGGGACCCGGCGGAGGATCCCGCGCCGCTCCTCGCCGCCGAAGTCGTAGTCGATCACCTCGGTGACGCGGGCGCTGCCGTCCTCGGCCACCGTGGCGGCCACCCACAGCAGGCGCACCCGCTCGCCGCGGCCGGCTGCGGCGACCACCAGCGCCAGGAGCCCGACGGCCAGCGCGACCACCAGGACCAGGGCGGCGTCGATCCGCCGCCGGCGGCGGACGCGGTCGGACCGGCGGGGCGCGGTCATGCCGGGTCCACACCCCCCGGCCCCCGGACGGGGGATCGGCCGGTCACCTCCGCAGGCCTCAGCCGAGCGGGGCGAGCGCCTCGACGGCCGGGAGGAAGGCCTGCTCCCGGTACACGTCGCTGCGGGCCGGTCCGGTGCTCAGCTGGACGAGGACGACCCCGTCGGGGCTGTCGGCGAGCGCCAGCTCGACCCGCTGGCCGAGGTCGTCGAGGCTGTAGAGCGCCCAGCTGAACGACTCGGTGGTCAGCTCGCCGACCTGCTGGGGTGGCTCGCCGGTGCCCAGCTGTGCGCCGAGCTGCTGGAGCACCTGCTCGGCGGTGGCACCGGGCACGACCCGCTGGATCAGGGAGACCAGGGCCGACTGCTGCCACACGCCCGGGAGCACCTCGGTCCAGCCGTCCGGCCGCACCCCGGTGAGGCCGGACTCCTCGCTCTCGAACGACACCATCTCGACGTCCACGTCGGAGGCGGTGAAGGCGGGGGCCTCGATCTCCTCGACGCAGCCGGTGGCCGGCTCGCTCCGGGGGTCGTCGAGGAAGTCCGCAGCGATCTCCACGGCGCAGTCGTGGCTGGGCAGCGCGCCGTGCCCGGTGAACGGGAACCGGACGAAGAAGCTGTTCGGGAGGTTGTCGGAGATGGCCTCGCCCCACCGCGGCGGGGTGATGGGGTCGAGGTCGCCGGCGAGCACGAGCGCGGGGATCTCGCTCTCCACCGGGTCGTCCGCCCCGGGGCCGGGCTCGCCGGCCTCCCACGAGGCGCAGACGTCGAACACCCCGGGGCCGAGTGTCGGCGCCTGCTGGAAGAAGCCCTCGACCATCGGGTCCGCGGCGGCGGCCGCGGCCACCTCCTCCCGGGAGCTGAAGGGAACCTCCTCCTGGCACTGCACGGCGAGCTGCTGGCCGATGCTGACGAGCTCCAGCTGCTGGGAGAGCAGCCCGAACAGCAGGCCGATCGTGCCGAACTCGCCGTCGTCCGCCGCGGCGATGATCTCCGGCAGGAACGGCACCAGCTGCGTGGAGTACAGGGTCTGGAACAGGAAGCCGGCGAGCGAGTCCCCGTCGAGCTCGTCCTCGACGCGCTGCGCGTTCGTCGGGTCGACCACGGTGATCGGCGCCGGCGACGCGTTCAGCTCGTCGACCAGGCTCCGGAACGTCTGCTCGAGGTCGGGGTACCGCGCGGCGCACTCCGGGTCGTCGGCGCACGTCGCGAAGAGGGCCTCCATGGCCCGGACGGCGTTCTCGGGCGTCTCCTCGTACAGGTCGGCGTCGACGGGGTAGGCGGCGTCCAGCACGACCGACCGGATCCCCTCGGGGTGGTCGCGCATGGCCGTCTGCGCCAGCCGGGTGCCGTAGGAGATCCCGTAGAGGTTCCACTCGTCGTGGCCGAGCGCGACCCGCAGGTCCTCGAGGTCGGCGGCCGAGGCCGCGCTGTTGTAGTCGGAGAAGTCGATGCCCTCGTCGACCAGGCGCTGCCGGCACTCCTCCAGCGACTGGACCGCCTGGGCCTCCAGCTCCTCGGGGGGCAGGTCGGAGCCCAGCGACTCCTGGACCCAGGACGTGTACTCCTCGCAGGTCAGCGACGGCTCGGTCAGCCCGGTGCCGCGCTGGTCGAGGAGGATCAGGTCCCGGTCCTCGGTCAGCGGCTCGTAGAGCTCGCCGAACGCCACCGGCACGAACTCCAGGGTGCCCTGGCCCGGCCCGCCGGACAGGTAGACGACGGGGTCGTCGGCGGGATCGTCGGAGTCGGTCCGGACGACGCCGAACGCCAGCTCGACGGTGCCCGCGTCGGGGTCGTCGCGATCGGCCGGGACCGGCAACGTGCCGCACTCGATCGGCACCCCCGCCGGCACGTCGAACCCGCAGGCGCCCCACTCGACCTCGCGGGATGCCGCGGAGGCATCGCCCCCGTCCGGCCCGCCGCCGTCGTCACCGTCGCCGTCGGAGCCGGTGCACGCGCTCACGAACAGCAGGGAACTCGCCAGCAGAGCTGCCCAGCGCCGACCCATCACAGCGGTCTCCGTCCGTCGTCGGTGGCGCGGCGCCCTGGCTCCACCGTTCCGGGGATGCCGCCCACTCCGGTTCCTGAACGAGCTCGGTTCCTGACTACCAGACGTCCGGGCCGGTGCCACCCCCACCGCCGTCCGGATCACTCCCAGGGCCACTCCTGCTGCTCCCGGAGCACCGCCTGCAGGAAGCGCCAGGCGATCAGCATGTCGGCGAGGAGGGGGCCGATCCCGCCCTCCGTGGTGAGGTCGACGTGCGAGAAGGACCGGACGGGCAGCACCTCGGCCTGCGGGAACGCCGCGCGGAGCCGGAGCAGCTCGGCGGAGGGCACGGCCGGGTCGTCGAGCGCGTGCGCCGCCAGCACGTCGGCCTCGATCCGGTCGGCGACGGCGACGGGGGAGAAGGTCTCCACGAGGGCGTTGCCGGGCGGAGGGAGGTTCCGGGCGAGGTCGGCCACCTGCGCCGGGTCGTCGGTCGTCATCATCCGGTACACCTGGCGCGCGGCCGGGGGGAGGCCGTCCGGATCCCGCTGCTCCAGCGCGGCCCTCAGGGCGTCGGCCTGGTTCGCGGGCACCAGTTCGGTCGCGGCGTCCCGGAGCACGCTGTCGACGGCGTCCTCGTCGGCGGCCCACGGATAGGTCTCGCCGTCCACCACGGACACCCCGGTCACCGCCGCCTGGAGCATCCCGGCCAGATCGGCGTAGGCGCCGAACGTGGCGACCAGGTCGATGCACCGGCGCACCCGTTCGTCGGCGGCCGCCACGAGGGCCAGGGAACCACCGAAGGAGAACCCGAAGAGCACCAGGCCGCCGTCGTCGGGGCAGAGCCGGGCCGCCACCTCGACGACGCGCTCGACGTCGGCGACGTCGAGCTCCTGGTCGTAGAGGCGCAGCTCGGGGACCACCACCTCCCGTCCCGCCGCGGCCAGCGCGGACGCGAAGCCGACGACGCGCTCGTCGTCCCGGCCGGCGGGTGCCGCACCGGGCACCACGAGGATCGGGGGAGCATCACCGCCCGGGGAGTACCGGTGGACGACGACGTCCCCGAGCACCTGCTCGCTGGGCTCGATCGACGCCTCGTCCGAGCGCGGCAACGGGCCGTCGAAGGCGCCGTCCAGCACGAGGACGGCCCTCGTGCCGGACCGCACGGTCGGGTGCAGGGCGAGCGCCGTGACCGCGAGCACGGCCACCACCACCCCCAGCGCCAGGGCGGCTCGGCGTCCCCCCGGGCCTCGCATGCCCCGATCGTCCCAGAGACGCCGGCGGGCGGCCCGGCCCCACCGGCACGAGCCGGTGCCCGCGGCTCTAGTTCGAGCGCACGACGACCAGGACGTCCTCCGGCTGGAGGGTGCCGATCAGCGCGTCGTCGAAGCGCAGCGTGCGGCCGCCGCGGGTCACCGACAGCACGATGTCGCGCAGCTGCCGCGGCCCGAGGCCCACCTCGTCGGTGGTCACGGTGCGCTGGTGGAGATCCAGCCCCTGGCCGCCGGTGACCAGGTCCTCGACGACGGCGACCACCCGCGGGGCGTCGGTGGACAGCCCCAGCAGCCGGCCGGAGGTGGCCGAGGTGGTGATGACCGTGTCCGCGCCGGACTGCCGCAGCAGGTTGGCGTTCTCCTCCTCGCGGACACTGGTGGTGATGGGGACGCTCGGGTTGAGCTGGCGGACCGTGAGCGTGATGAGCACGGAGGCGTCGTCCCGGTTGGCCGCGACGATCACCGACCGCGCCCGCTCCACGGCGGCCCGGCGCAGCACGTCGGTGCGGCCGGCGTCGCCCACGATGCCGGTGAGCCCGATGGCGTTGGCCTCGTCGATGGCCCGGGAGTCCGGGTCGACGACGACGATGCGCTCCAGCGGCGTGCCGTTGGCCTGGAGCGACCGGATGGCGCTGCGGCCCTTGGTGCCGTAACCGCACACGATGACGTGCTGGCGCACGCGGGACCTCCAGCGACGGATGCGGAACTCCTCGCGCGAGCGCGCGGTGAGGGCTTCCAGGGTCGTCCCGATGAGGACGATCAGGAACATGATGCGCAGCGGGGTGATCAGGAGGACGTTGACCAGCCGCGCCTGGTCGGTGACCGGGGTGATGTCGCCGTACCCGGTGGTCGACAGGGAGACGGTGGCGTAGTAGGCCGCGTCGAGCAGCGAGATCGGGCCGCCCTTGCTGTCCTCGTAGCCGTCCCGGTCGAAGTACACGACGAGGATGACGACGGCGAGCACGGCCGCTGCGATGAGGACCCGGCGCAGCACCTGACGGACCGGGGGCTGCTCGAAGTGGGCGATCTGCACCCCGGTGTGCTCGGTCTCGAGACCGTTCCGCTGCGGGTCCACCCCGCGGACGATAGTGAGCGCGGGCCGCCGTTGCGCGCCGCCGCACCCGAACGGGGTGCGGCGGCGCGCCGGCGGTCAGCCGCCGATGGCCTCCCGCTCCCGGGCGGCCAGCTCCCGCTTGAGCACCTTGCCCGCCGCGGACACCGGGATCGCGTCGATGAAGCGGACGTCGCGCAGCCGCTTGTAGGGGGTCACCTTGTCGTTCACCGCCGCCATGACCGACTCGGCGGTCAGCGCGGCGCCGGCGGCGTCGTCCTTGCGCACCACGTAGGCCACCGGCAGCTCGCCGGCGTCCTCGTCGGGGCGCCCGACCACGGCTGCGCCGGCCACGCCGGGCACGCCGAAGAGGATCTCCTCCAGCTCACGCGGGAACACGTTGTAGCCCTTGTAGAGCAGCATGTCCTTGGTGCGGTCGACGATCGAGAGGTAGCCGTCCTCGTCCAGGATGCCGACGTCGCCGGAGTGGAACCAGCCGTCGGCGTCGATCGACTCGGCCGTCGCCTCCGGCCGGCGCCAGTACCCGCGCATCACCTGGGGGCCGCGGATGCACACCTCGCCGCGCTCCCCGGCCGGCAGCGGCTCCCCGCCACCGAGCGGCTGGATGCTGATCTCGGTGTCGAAGACCGGGAGCCCGACGGTGCCGGTCTTGCGGGTGCCGGAGCGGAACGTCGGGTTGCCGGTCGCCTGCATGGTGACCTCGGTCAGGCCGTAGCCCTCACCGATGACGGCGTCGGGGAGCAGCGCCTGCAGCTTCTCGATCAGCGTCACGGGCAGCGGGGCGGCGCCGCTGGAGACCCCGCGCACGTGCGACAGGTCGGCGTTCTCGATGCCCGGCACCTGCAGCAGCGCCACGAACACCGGCGGGGCGCCGCCGATGCTGGTCACCTGGTGCTTCACCGCGTCCTCGACGTACTTCACCGGGTCGAACCGCATGTGGATGATCGTGGTGGTGCCGCCCATGACCATGCCGTTGAGGTAGCCGATCGCGCCCATGGCGTGGAACCACGGCGTGAGGTTGACGATCCGGGCCTCGCCGAGCCGGGTCGGGTACTCGTCGGGGCTGCCCACCTGCTCGAGCGTCACGTCGCCCTCGGCGTCCAGCGCCGGCAGCGAGCCCGACGTCCAGCAGCCCGACTGGAGCACGTTCGTGACCACGTTGCGGTGCGGGAGCTCCACGCCCTTGCTGACGCCCGTGGTCCCGCCGGTGTAGGCCAGGTGCGCCAGGTCCGCGGCGGGGTCCAGCTCGGCGTCGAGGTGCCGGTCGGTGGGGTCGCCGGCCAGCAGGTC is from Blastococcus sp. HT6-4 and encodes:
- a CDS encoding DUF2207 domain-containing protein, which encodes MTAPRRSDRVRRRRRIDAALVLVVALAVGLLALVVAAAGRGERVRLLWVAATVAEDGSARVTEVIDYDFGGEERRGILRRVPGLDPAAPVEAFSPGAPDDVTVDEAGEIRVGDPDRTVTGRHRYVLTYTLEDVVTGDELAWDAVGTGWDVPIDDVEVQVAVPASLQQLRCATGEQGEVDACPVEEAEPGRLVAAVDSLDAGEGVTVSGTLGTALDEAPALPAPPATAPPADGADPLLVGALAAGLAVPAGAVTLAAVRRAGRERVPAVGIPVRAAPGEDARIDLAELAGYVTPSPTLPATVSPAQGGVLLAGSVTEQHKAAWLLEQAVAGVIDLEAPGEEPDELTLVRREPGEGSVRRLLDLLFRGRERLPLGSYDEGFAEAWGALGEELDGWQGAGGMWDGAADRRATWTRVLGGLAAVAGLVLAPVAGYLAVEDVALPLVLAAVAGLLAGAGAAAAIAGWELRVLTPAGSATWLQVESLRQFLAQSPSTAVDEAIGTGLLGRWTAWAVALGEADRWSTVAATASVPVRSPQDRRYLAYAGVGPVLLAGCGTASVAPSSSGGGTGTTGVGGGVGGGGGGSW
- a CDS encoding alpha/beta fold hydrolase; translation: MSACTGSDGDGDDGGGPDGGDASAASREVEWGACGFDVPAGVPIECGTLPVPADRDDPDAGTVELAFGVVRTDSDDPADDPVVYLSGGPGQGTLEFVPVAFGELYEPLTEDRDLILLDQRGTGLTEPSLTCEEYTSWVQESLGSDLPPEELEAQAVQSLEECRQRLVDEGIDFSDYNSAASAADLEDLRVALGHDEWNLYGISYGTRLAQTAMRDHPEGIRSVVLDAAYPVDADLYEETPENAVRAMEALFATCADDPECAARYPDLEQTFRSLVDELNASPAPITVVDPTNAQRVEDELDGDSLAGFLFQTLYSTQLVPFLPEIIAAADDGEFGTIGLLFGLLSQQLELVSIGQQLAVQCQEEVPFSSREEVAAAAAADPMVEGFFQQAPTLGPGVFDVCASWEAGEPGPGADDPVESEIPALVLAGDLDPITPPRWGEAISDNLPNSFFVRFPFTGHGALPSHDCAVEIAADFLDDPRSEPATGCVEEIEAPAFTASDVDVEMVSFESEESGLTGVRPDGWTEVLPGVWQQSALVSLIQRVVPGATAEQVLQQLGAQLGTGEPPQQVGELTTESFSWALYSLDDLGQRVELALADSPDGVVLVQLSTGPARSDVYREQAFLPAVEALAPLG
- a CDS encoding alpha/beta fold hydrolase codes for the protein MRGPGGRRAALALGVVVAVLAVTALALHPTVRSGTRAVLVLDGAFDGPLPRSDEASIEPSEQVLGDVVVHRYSPGGDAPPILVVPGAAPAGRDDERVVGFASALAAAGREVVVPELRLYDQELDVADVERVVEVAARLCPDDGGLVLFGFSFGGSLALVAAADERVRRCIDLVATFGAYADLAGMLQAAVTGVSVVDGETYPWAADEDAVDSVLRDAATELVPANQADALRAALEQRDPDGLPPAARQVYRMMTTDDPAQVADLARNLPPPGNALVETFSPVAVADRIEADVLAAHALDDPAVPSAELLRLRAAFPQAEVLPVRSFSHVDLTTEGGIGPLLADMLIAWRFLQAVLREQQEWPWE
- a CDS encoding potassium channel family protein yields the protein MDPQRNGLETEHTGVQIAHFEQPPVRQVLRRVLIAAAVLAVVILVVYFDRDGYEDSKGGPISLLDAAYYATVSLSTTGYGDITPVTDQARLVNVLLITPLRIMFLIVLIGTTLEALTARSREEFRIRRWRSRVRQHVIVCGYGTKGRSAIRSLQANGTPLERIVVVDPDSRAIDEANAIGLTGIVGDAGRTDVLRRAAVERARSVIVAANRDDASVLITLTVRQLNPSVPITTSVREEENANLLRQSGADTVITTSATSGRLLGLSTDAPRVVAVVEDLVTGGQGLDLHQRTVTTDEVGLGPRQLRDIVLSVTRGGRTLRFDDALIGTLQPEDVLVVVRSN
- a CDS encoding class I adenylate-forming enzyme family protein — protein: MTTVQSAPAPSSAGWPPGLPRSLDYPLVPVGSILRAAVRRWGDRTAFIDHDVPLSFTELGARAHAVAGWLADHGVGRGDVVAVHIPNCRQYPPLYYGIMLAGAVFSPTNPLLPAADLAAQLNDAGAKVVITWDQVLPFVRGALAQTPVQTVVVTGEAHTLDFAARLEGLEETDVDLADLLAGDPTDRHLDAELDPAADLAHLAYTGGTTGVSKGVELPHRNVVTNVLQSGCWTSGSLPALDAEGDVTLEQVGSPDEYPTRLGEARIVNLTPWFHAMGAIGYLNGMVMGGTTTIIHMRFDPVKYVEDAVKHQVTSIGGAPPVFVALLQVPGIENADLSHVRGVSSGAAPLPVTLIEKLQALLPDAVIGEGYGLTEVTMQATGNPTFRSGTRKTGTVGLPVFDTEISIQPLGGGEPLPAGERGEVCIRGPQVMRGYWRRPEATAESIDADGWFHSGDVGILDEDGYLSIVDRTKDMLLYKGYNVFPRELEEILFGVPGVAGAAVVGRPDEDAGELPVAYVVRKDDAAGAALTAESVMAAVNDKVTPYKRLRDVRFIDAIPVSAAGKVLKRELAAREREAIGG